Below is a window of Populus alba chromosome 2, ASM523922v2, whole genome shotgun sequence DNA.
GTTGAGTCCAATTCATACATCTAAACTATTGGGTCCTTCACAATCTCCAAACCATTCTCAGCCACAGCAAAAGCTATATTCGGGCCCTACAACCCCTTCATCAAAGCCACTCCAGCAAATGCCTTCTCATTTGGAAAGTAGTACTCAAGGCCAGGGCCAACCAGTACCCTCTGGTCAAACACTGACAGCTACTCACCAGAACACTCCAGTTATGGTTCCCAGTCATCAACATCTTCAACAACATCCACAGCCACATCAGAAGCAGGTTAGTCAACCTCAACCAACTGTTCAGAGAATGCTTCAACAGAGTCGTCTGTTGAATTCTGATCTGCCAACAAAGCCTCAAACTGATCAGGGCCATGCTGATCAGCAAACTTCAAACAACATCTCCCAGACAGGAACAAGTACATCCACAGGGATGCCTTTGGCCTGTAATGATACATCTAATGTGGCACCAGTTGTTTCTTCTGTTTCTGAGACGCAGTGGAAATCATCAGAACCATCCTTGCATGATTCTGGCATGGCAGATACAGCTTCTAAGGTAGGTCCTATTGGTAGCCCCCCCCTTACGAGTGCAGCTGGGAGTGAGCAAGTGGTGCCTGTCAGCCAAGGTTCAGTCCACAGGCAGTTATCAGGAGGCTTGCCCCTGCATTGCCATAATGGTGGGACACGGTGGCAGcaccaacaacaacatcaatCAACAGCATCGCCATCCCCATGCCAACAACTTTTGCAGTCACAAGAGCCACAACTACAGCAAGAACGACAACAATCACCTCAACAGCTGCCACCGCAGCAGCCGACTCAGAAGCAGACACAGCATCTTCAATCAGGACAAGGCAATTTATACATCACGCCAAGCAATTCTGGTCTGGAATGAAGCAATTTGGTGGATTGAGCAGTTCCGGAAGCAGTCGGTACTTCTGGGGTTGGGTTTGCATGCCCTAATGGCAGCTGTGTACAGGTAGATTTAGCTTCTCTGTTTTTGTTCCCCCCTCTATAATCAAGCTGCAAATGCTGATAAAATCTGTCAAGTTACCACTGCTTGCACGTGAACCTTTTTGGTTGTCACCATCAAGCAGAAGTATCTGATTCTACTAGTGTATCATATGATGCAGGCAATTCAGTTACTTTAGTTAAGATGAGTACAATCTAATGCTGCCATGGGTTTCATGCAGATGAAGCTTGGTTGCTTCATAGGGGCAATGAAAAATGGAAAGAGGTGGTTTTTTGCTCGCAGATTCTGTTGGTAAAGAGATCATTACgggctgtattttttttttttccttctgattTATTGGGTTATTTGGGGGGAAATCTTGTAAATTATCACCGGTTTAGAGCTTTGGGAAGATGTAGACAGATATAGAGGTATGTGTACAGGGTCTCATCTCGCCATTTCTTGTACCTCCCCCCCCTCCCTCCCTTGTCTGGTTTCCCCACTCGTGCAGAGGGGCccgtttctttttgtttctgccCCGGTAGATTAGTCAGTGCATGTATTATCACACTCTTTCAGATTAAGTTAGTAGCTCTCTCATTGTTATGGGCAAAGCCTTCAGAAATTTTGTGAATACAAAGTCTCTGGTGTATACCCCTAGTAGTCCTTGCTGCTCTGCTGTTAGAATGGTAAAATCTCGTTTCTATCAAAATACTGTAACTGACTTGTATTTTGCAGCAAACCTAGATATCTGATCCCTCTCCTGCTCCTCATGTTAAGCTGCAGAAACTTTGAAACCTTGCATTTTGATCCCtggctccatttttttttttctcaaataccTGTCAGGTCACCTGAAGGCTTGGCTCTTGCACTCTTTGTGATCCATTGCTTCAATTCGGATCTTCTATGGATGGAAATGCAAGCTTAAGCGGTTTGCATAATGACATACTGatctcttgttatttttctatagATCATGTCACTGTACAAGTATTTTGTATGGATATTATCCTTTATTTTAGTCATTCGTGaaaccatcaaaaaataataccttaaaattaagaaaaaaaatctttatagtAAAatgttctctcttttcttaagtttttttgtgagaaaaagcattttgtttttttttaaaaaaactgccATTTTCTGGCTCAATGGCAACAGGAAATGACAGCAATTGAAGACGGATGCTCGGCAGCTTTTCGTTCGTTTTAAACCTTCCAATACTGCAGAAGTAGAAAATCTAAGCTCCAACTCTCCACTCACATTAGAATCTGGTTTCATAAGTCAATTTAGTGTTTCGTTAACCTAAAATCTGATTAAAACGCTGAATTTTATTTCGAAATATTTTGTACTTTGACCTTATGGGTAATTTATAACGGACTTGACCAAATCTAAATAAAGCCTATCCTTGtcaatttcaaggattttttttttaaaaaaaaaaaaaaattataaaacattttattttgaaataatttttttattaaattttatttttaatatcaatacattaaaataattataaaatatataaaaaaaataaaataaaaaagatttaatttaaaaaaaaaaaacaaatgaaaatccaaataaaatagGAAGCAAAAATATCGCAGTAGCAattgaatttcatttattttgacaaaCATGTTGATCACTTTCATTCTTTTCGTGGTCAGAACTTCTAAATCAACTGAATTGCCCTAGATGTACAAGGAGAAAGCCAGACATAGAGAATGGCCTGGTgggaaaaaaaaccctaatataTGGGAATACCTTCGAGTTTGGATAAATGAAGTAAACTAGTGAATTTATGGGTGACAAAATGGTCAGCACAGGATCTAAACCAGAGCAAATGCTGAAGTTTCCAGCAGTGATTCAGGAATGAGGAGCGATGTGTCTTGAATACAAGGAAAACTAGCAGAAAAAATGGAGCCAAAACAGAGCGTGGCACTCTTCCTGCTGGCCCTAGCAAAAACTTTGGCACATCAAATGAGATGCACCAGAGTTATGATACCGGGAATCTACTACTGACGATTCCTCAAAACACAGAAGGTGGTTTTTGCATGCATGGAACCGGAACATACTTTCGACAAAATTATTCCTAAGAATCAAGTAGTTTACaatcaaaagagaaaagatgACAAACAGAAAAATGTATTTCAAAACATACATGCAGTGCATATAAGGTTCACAAGATGCAGGCAAAGAAGCATCCTctccagaaaatttcaaaatgtcATTCGAAAAACGATAACAGGCAACACCTTCAAAACGGAACCTGCAATGACTTTGAAAAACACTGAAACATTGTTGCCCATGTTCAAAGCAATTGCAAGATGAGGATCTTTAGTCATGATTCTATGAAATCCAATTCCAAAGTAATTTTTCTTAGAACTACACGATGAAACCTGCAATGACTATGAAAAACACTGAAATATCGTCGCCTATTTTCACAGCAATTGCAAGATGAGGATCTTCAGTCACGATTCCATGACATCCGATTCCAAAGTAATTTTGCTTAGAACTACTTCTCTTATGTCAATAGCATGCACAAATACATTCCATCAACAAAAGCATAGGAAAGTTGGATGAATATAACTAAACATCTACTACTCCCTTGCATTCCAATCAAGTCACATTGTCAAAATTCACAGCCAGCGGATCTAATTTTGAATGTACAGAATGCTGCAAACATAATCTAAATTACTATAGgaactcaataaattactaaagAGAtttagcaggaaaaaaaaaaggctaacagcagaaaatattaaaattcagaACAATATCGAACCTTCAAAGCTAATCCGAAATCACAAGCCAAAAGCTTCACCAATCATATGAACAATCTTCCTATGAGAATCTAAAATCATCTCGAGCTTCTTATTCTCCATCTCCATTCTCGACCTCTCTGTTTCTTTCATCACCTCCAACTTCTTCCTCTCCAACTTCACCATCCTCTCCGAAAACGCCTTTATTTGCCCCGCCAACCCCATTTCCACCCCTTCTTCtccctcctcctcttcctcctcctcctcctcctcctcaacttcctctctcttcctcttcttttccgCCTCCCGCGAAACCCCCGAAGGACCACCACCCGCATACCTATTAACAATACTAGGCTTTCGGAGTATATAGTTAATGCTTCTGCTCCTCAACTTGCTTCTATACCCATAATCTTCATCGTCATCATCCTCATCTTCACctttatcatcatcatattCGCCAAGAACGCCATTGTTTCTGTTCCTAGTATGATAATTTTCCTGGGAGGGTACTCGAGCTAGCGGCTGCGCAGAAATGGGCAAAGGCCCGCGTTCCAAGGAGTCCATGAGATCAAAGTACTGCCAATAACAAGTGCCACCAAGAGCCATGACTCGTTTCTCATCTCGGTACCTTCTGCGGAGCTTCTCCATCTTGTGGCGGCATTGGACAGCGGATTTCGAAGGGTGGTTGTAGTCATAGCCGCAGCGGGCAGCCACAGTTACGGCTACTTCTTCCCACTGGCTAGCCTTGAGCTGACCTCGTTTTAAGGAGTACCACTTTTCTTGGTAGGCTTGGATTAGATGGATGGTTTCTTGGTGGGTCCAGGGGAGAGGCTGGGTTTTCTTGGAAGAGAGTGGCGTGAGGTTTGTCGGTGGTgagtgtggtggtggtggtgaaggAGATGGAGAAGGTGTGGACATTGTGGAGGAGTTTTAGGGTTAGGATTTGCTGGAAGTGGTGTTTTTCGTTAGAGGTTGTTAAAGTGGCTGGTGGTGGACGGAGGCGGCGACGGCGGTTAGTGGGGTGTTGGTTTATTAGGTGGGAAATTATGCCAGCTAAGCATAGAGTGTTATGGAGTTGGTGGTTAGTTAGTGGATCCAAACCCGAAACTGCTGCTGTGAGATACCTGACCCAGATATAATGCTCTTGGGCCTTCTTATTGGACTAATTTAGCCCAATTGAGAATTCAAATCTCCTAGccccattttaatttattaaatattaaaaaacagaaagccgaatatatatataatatatatatatatatatatatatatataaacatttctGAAACCCcttttttggttctttggatAATCTCCTCCTGTAATCCTTATATTTTAGATGAAGTCGTAAATTTatttatgcaagtttaattatttttaatttgttcttgaataaattatcaatattttttttgttatttttctatgtaAATTCTAAATTGAGGCACTTGCCAAAATAAAAGCTTATTTGCGTCTCATTTATTTGacgaaaagtagttttttaaaaattatttttttaattttttttatgtttgttttctatttaaaaagttGATTAACACAACACTTtccggtaaaaaaaaatttagtttgattttcaagaaagtgtttttcttttattttgagtgaaaatttcataaatataatattatttattgattatatctaatttggtttttaaaattttgattgctatatatattttattttgaatatttttttcaattttatctctcagaatttgatttttatattaactttgactcttattttttataattgttatttacctttctcttattatttttttaattgaaattttttatctataaaatttgattctcattcttttaattattacttattttatttaaaataatttatgaaattataattattattattttaatgtatttgatctctattattttaattattattttattttatttaaaataatttataaattttttttttcaatttcattatcattcaatcttttaatttgtaagatttgtttcttattattttaataaacttaaaaaccaataaaacattaataaattattttcccacttatttttcaaaaacataatcaaaactggaaaatgttttttaatttatttttcataacattatcaaacatcatcaaaaaataatttattttttataaatttactataaTTCATTTTCTAAGAAAACCACTTTACAGCAAATAAACAGTtaccttgataaaaaaaaaaacatatggaagaaaaaaaaaaaaaaccttgaattcAACACcacatgaaaatttattatttttcagatgTAAAAATAGTCAGGGTTTCAGTTTTTGATGTAATCATGTAGATGAAAAATATCTGTCAAAAGGATATATTAGAAATGaactaaaatatgaaaaacaaattagatgTAATCAATATTGTAGAGACTATATAATTGCAtcatctattttaattaaaatcaattatgttTTAACCGGGTCATGAATGAGTTGACCTGacggtaaaaaatatattaactattGTTAGATCATAGATGAGAGAAATACTTAATAGAATTCactttggagaaaaaaaatgaaaaaaaaatataaaatttatgattcataaaaaaaataataaaaatacttttataaatttctCGGgtcaaaaaaataactaattactAATTACTCCCCCCTAAtcataaaagtaaaaacattaTCAGGAGCAGCAGTTCATTTCCTATCGAAATGAAACACACCACAACGTTTCAATAGCACCACAAGTTCATGTCAAAAAGGTATAATGGTATTTCGAAATTGCCTCGGGGTTAAATTTCTGTAATACATCCATCTTGCCTCTATTTCCAAAATGAGTATTCAATATTAAATGTGTTTGAGTAATGAGTAATCTACCGTATCAACTTGAGGAAACGAAGAAATAATGTTTTCATGCTATGTacagaaaaaaaaggagcattGTACAGGTGCGAGGGTGTCGGCAAACCTATCTGAAAGAATTTGATATCTTCATGGCTGGGTGAAGAGCAGCGATCTGTTTCTGTGGAGGGTAAAACCCATGGACAGACAGAGATGAGGTGATGTATTGCAGAGACTCCATTTGAATCCGCTGCGGTAATTCGTACCTCGCAGTCACTGTATTCTTGAGAATCATCGAGCATTGCATCATAATTATCAGCAAACTTCACTTTTCAACAAAATGCAGCTATCTTTCTGGAGGAAAGTACTTGCAATTTCTTGGCCAACAAGAGTTTGCCGCACCCTGCAGTTGTCGAATCATTATTTTGTAAGCATGCATATCTTGTCTGACTAGCCTTGCATTGGACGAGATTATCGGCCGCTCATGATAcgagcaataaaaataaagactggCAAAACAATTGAATAACTTGTGTCTGTACAAAGTAGGAAACCTTTGACATGAAAGGGGTATTCATCCATTGGGAGGATAGTGAACATGTGGACAAGTATGCTGATACAAGAACTATGTTCTCTTAGTTCTTTTATgttgattcatttatttttataaatgatatTTCCTTTTATCCCTTATTGGCATTTCAACTCGCTATTAGTACAACTTCTTGAATACACAGGGCTCTGAAATTATTACCCTAAGAGCGACAGTCACTATGATAGTTAAAGCTGAGTGATAGAAACAGTGTTGAATCTTGTCTTGTGAATTTGAAAAACTTACAGCTAAGCTGTTCTCCTTTAGACTCTCCAGTGATTCTGCGAGCTCCACTTGTCTCGATGCAGTTGCGAGTAGTGCCTGCAAAATAAAAGCTACAGATTTTTAGTCTACAAAGAA
It encodes the following:
- the LOC118049898 gene encoding trihelix transcription factor ENAP2, which encodes MSTPSPSPSPPPPHSPPTNLTPLSSKKTQPLPWTHQETIHLIQAYQEKWYSLKRGQLKASQWEEVAVTVAARCGYDYNHPSKSAVQCRHKMEKLRRRYRDEKRVMALGGTCYWQYFDLMDSLERGPLPISAQPLARVPSQENYHTRNRNNGVLGEYDDDKGEDEDDDDEDYGYRSKLRSRSINYILRKPSIVNRMVKLERKKLEVMKETERSRMEMENKKLEMILDSHRKIVHMIGEAFGL